Proteins encoded within one genomic window of Alteribacter populi:
- a CDS encoding alpha/beta fold hydrolase produces MLLNFHSFETNHTDEWIIFFHGLGGNHSIFYKQIEKFKEHYNLLCIDFPGHGQSPSFEEQDYLSLTGRKVVELMDHLNIQSAHFVGVSLGTIVMQEVSLNHSHRIKSMVLAGAASRWLKWGELLGKLTLSKPIRKLLPYMVPYSIFAFLLLPKRNHRNSRAIFIREAFKLGKDDYHKWAFVARDAYKTYEKLKPSLNTIPKLYVSGSEDHMFLRGIKRFVKKEAYSKLNIIKNCGHVCNIEKPDDFNEIALAFLQTISHFQHPKNASAI; encoded by the coding sequence ATGTTATTAAACTTTCACAGCTTTGAAACGAACCATACAGATGAATGGATTATTTTTTTCCACGGTTTAGGTGGGAACCATTCAATTTTTTATAAACAAATTGAAAAATTCAAGGAACATTACAACCTCTTATGTATCGACTTTCCTGGCCATGGCCAGTCGCCTTCCTTCGAGGAACAGGATTACCTTTCTTTAACGGGACGTAAAGTCGTTGAGCTAATGGACCATTTAAACATTCAATCAGCCCATTTTGTAGGTGTTTCCCTTGGAACGATCGTCATGCAGGAAGTTTCTTTAAACCATAGTCACCGAATCAAGTCAATGGTGCTTGCTGGTGCTGCTTCTCGTTGGTTAAAATGGGGAGAATTGCTAGGTAAATTGACGTTATCTAAGCCGATTCGTAAACTACTTCCTTATATGGTTCCTTATTCTATTTTTGCCTTTCTATTACTACCAAAAAGGAACCACCGCAACTCGAGAGCAATTTTTATTCGTGAAGCTTTTAAACTTGGAAAAGACGACTATCATAAATGGGCATTTGTGGCACGAGATGCCTATAAAACCTATGAAAAACTAAAGCCAAGTTTGAACACGATTCCAAAACTCTACGTTTCTGGATCAGAAGACCATATGTTTCTTCGAGGGATCAAACGCTTTGTTAAGAAAGAGGCATATTCCAAGCTCAATATTATAAAAAATTGCGGGCACGTATGTAATATCGAAAAACCGGATGATTTTAACGAAATCGCTTTAGCATTTCTGCAAACAATAAGCCACTTTCAACATCCAAAAAATGCAAGCGCTATTTAA
- a CDS encoding PQQ-binding-like beta-propeller repeat protein, which yields MKNKLFLLVCSCLFLTTTGCTLSSADGSAGQAQEVESLDKETNSDEGLENQEQNFYEDDVFISAKKENNPVEEEKDNYEAIDIQNYNTENLHFEIARSDEFESDYIEKDAFFPEIYTEISGVLNFRGGPYRDSPSFGRIDAEQMKIENSWSFRTGFNPDWGGGAGWTGQPAIVKWPDDVRKMMNIVDEFKENDEFVEVIQGSLDGNIYFLDLETGKETRDAITVKNPIKGSLSIDSRGYPLLYVGDGVPQHGRVGFYIYSLIDGELLYHIPGVDAFAYREWGAFDGSALINRETDTMVVGGENGVFYRVKLNTHFNKDEGEITIDPEEHKLRYQVDGNAYQGIENSVAVHKNLAYFADNGGSIVAVNLQTMKPVWALPALDDTDATVVLEVIEDVPYLYTGSEVDNVGRDGESYIRKIHGLTGEVLWKQSYTAFYYPGVVGGVLATPVLGKENIEDMVIFTVARHNERYAGIMIALDKKTGEEVWTWEMPHYAWSSAVDVYDEDGNGYLIQADSQGNVHILDGNSGELLDNMNFGYNIEASPAVYNNSIVFASRGGEIHRVELK from the coding sequence GTGAAAAACAAACTATTTCTTCTCGTTTGTTCTTGTCTTTTTCTAACTACTACAGGATGTACCCTTTCTTCTGCTGATGGGAGTGCTGGTCAAGCTCAGGAAGTGGAAAGTTTAGATAAGGAGACTAACAGTGACGAAGGGTTAGAAAATCAAGAGCAGAATTTCTATGAGGACGATGTATTCATTAGCGCGAAGAAGGAAAACAATCCGGTTGAAGAAGAGAAGGATAACTATGAAGCGATTGATATCCAAAACTACAATACAGAAAACCTTCACTTTGAGATTGCAAGAAGTGATGAATTTGAATCCGATTACATAGAAAAAGATGCTTTTTTTCCGGAGATTTATACTGAAATTAGCGGTGTTCTTAACTTTCGCGGTGGTCCCTACCGAGATTCGCCTTCATTTGGACGGATTGATGCTGAACAAATGAAAATAGAAAATTCCTGGAGTTTTAGAACGGGCTTTAATCCTGATTGGGGCGGAGGAGCAGGATGGACCGGCCAGCCGGCGATTGTAAAATGGCCTGACGATGTAAGGAAAATGATGAATATAGTTGATGAGTTTAAAGAAAATGACGAATTTGTAGAAGTCATTCAGGGGTCACTTGACGGGAACATTTATTTTTTAGATTTAGAAACAGGGAAAGAGACGAGGGACGCAATCACGGTGAAAAATCCAATCAAAGGGAGTTTATCGATTGATAGTCGTGGATATCCTCTTCTCTACGTTGGAGATGGTGTGCCCCAACACGGAAGGGTAGGCTTTTATATTTATAGTTTGATTGATGGAGAACTTCTTTATCACATTCCGGGTGTCGATGCCTTTGCTTACAGAGAATGGGGGGCATTTGATGGTTCGGCATTAATCAACCGCGAGACCGATACGATGGTCGTTGGTGGCGAAAACGGTGTATTTTATCGAGTGAAATTAAATACTCATTTTAATAAAGACGAAGGCGAGATTACGATTGATCCTGAAGAGCATAAGCTTCGATATCAGGTAGACGGCAATGCTTACCAAGGCATCGAAAACTCTGTGGCGGTTCATAAAAACCTCGCTTATTTTGCTGACAATGGCGGATCCATTGTTGCGGTTAATTTACAAACGATGAAACCAGTTTGGGCACTCCCGGCATTAGACGATACCGATGCGACGGTTGTCTTAGAAGTCATTGAAGACGTTCCGTATCTTTATACAGGAAGTGAGGTTGATAATGTCGGTCGTGACGGAGAAAGTTATATTCGAAAAATCCACGGACTAACAGGTGAAGTATTGTGGAAACAAAGCTACACAGCGTTTTACTATCCAGGTGTTGTAGGAGGCGTCCTTGCCACACCTGTACTTGGAAAAGAGAACATAGAAGACATGGTGATCTTTACAGTCGCTCGTCACAACGAGCGCTACGCCGGAATCATGATAGCTTTAGATAAAAAAACAGGAGAAGAAGTTTGGACGTGGGAGATGCCGCATTATGCCTGGAGCTCCGCTGTTGATGTTTATGATGAAGATGGAAACGGGTACCTTATTCAGGCAGACTCACAAGGAAATGTCCACATACTCGATGGAAACAGCGGGGAACTCCTTGATAACATGAACTTCGGATACAACATTGAAGCTTCACCAGCTGTCTATAATAACAGCATTGTTTTTGCAAGTCGCGGGGGAGAGATTCACCGTGTGGAATTGAAATGA
- the selD gene encoding selenide, water dikinase SelD: MTNEEKPVNDQLKLTALSTKAGUGCKLSPSDLAQVLRHLPEPKQPNERLLVGHETSDDGGVYQLTEDIALVQTVDYFTPVVDDPYAFGQIAAANALSDVYAMGGEPKTVLNIVGFPIKKLPHDVLAQILAGAQNKVEEAGAVIAGGHSIDDSEPKFGLSVTGTVHPERIFKNIGAQPGDVLVLTKPIGVGIVTTGIKRNQTSPEQESLVTTTMAQLNKHACDVLKNFNPHAVTDITGFGLLGHAYEMASGSDVSFDIKLSSVPILQGTHKLAAEGVIPGGSKANHRWLEEAGAVHYTPSLTATEQLILCDAITSGGLLVSLSPTEAELFINEFNRKDGFEGKVIGRVKDKLSVPIEVV, translated from the coding sequence ATGACAAATGAAGAAAAACCGGTCAACGATCAACTGAAGCTAACCGCTCTTTCTACAAAAGCTGGCTGAGGATGTAAACTCAGTCCTAGCGACCTGGCGCAAGTTTTGCGTCATTTACCTGAGCCAAAACAACCAAATGAACGTCTCCTCGTAGGTCACGAAACATCTGATGACGGTGGTGTGTATCAACTTACAGAAGACATCGCCCTTGTTCAGACGGTCGATTATTTCACACCTGTCGTCGATGATCCATACGCTTTCGGGCAAATTGCAGCGGCTAATGCTTTAAGCGATGTCTACGCTATGGGTGGAGAACCAAAAACGGTATTAAATATCGTTGGATTTCCGATTAAAAAGCTGCCTCATGACGTGCTTGCTCAAATTTTAGCGGGAGCACAAAATAAAGTCGAAGAAGCCGGTGCCGTCATTGCCGGTGGGCACTCCATCGATGATAGTGAGCCAAAATTTGGTCTTAGCGTTACTGGTACGGTACATCCCGAGCGGATTTTTAAAAATATCGGTGCACAGCCAGGTGATGTGCTCGTGTTAACAAAACCAATTGGTGTCGGAATTGTTACGACAGGAATAAAACGAAATCAAACGAGCCCAGAGCAAGAATCTCTTGTAACAACTACAATGGCACAATTAAATAAACATGCTTGCGACGTATTAAAAAACTTTAACCCTCATGCCGTTACCGATATAACCGGATTTGGTCTGCTCGGTCATGCCTACGAAATGGCTAGCGGCAGTGATGTATCATTTGATATTAAGCTTTCAAGTGTTCCAATCCTGCAAGGCACTCATAAATTAGCCGCTGAAGGGGTTATTCCCGGCGGCAGTAAAGCGAACCATCGCTGGCTTGAAGAAGCGGGAGCTGTCCATTATACCCCTTCATTAACAGCGACTGAACAGCTCATCTTGTGCGATGCAATTACTTCTGGTGGGCTGCTTGTTAGTTTATCACCAACAGAAGCTGAATTATTCATAAACGAATTTAACCGAAAAGACGGATTTGAAGGGAAAGTTATCGGCCGTGTAAAAGATAAACTTAGCGTACCTATTGAAGTCGTTTAA
- a CDS encoding GNAT family N-acetyltransferase, whose protein sequence is MGHIRLQGLSEELADELLNFEVNNRTFFEEVIPGRGDDFYQSSQFLENLKSLVLESTAGKCYMYVVKNSSGEIVGRINLVDVQETNDGLKVAEMGYRIGEAHKGKGYATAAIKLAVEEAINQNIDLLIATTSTDNIGSQVVLVKNGFHEAGVLKESLEFRGQWIDGIRYERVLR, encoded by the coding sequence ATGGGACACATACGTCTTCAAGGTTTGTCAGAGGAGTTGGCAGATGAACTACTTAATTTCGAAGTTAATAACCGTACTTTTTTTGAAGAAGTGATCCCAGGCCGCGGTGATGATTTTTATCAGTCATCGCAGTTTCTAGAAAATTTAAAATCACTTGTATTGGAATCCACTGCAGGGAAATGTTATATGTACGTTGTTAAAAATAGCAGCGGTGAGATTGTTGGGAGAATTAACCTTGTGGATGTACAGGAGACGAATGATGGATTAAAAGTGGCAGAAATGGGATACCGTATCGGTGAAGCTCATAAAGGGAAAGGGTACGCAACCGCTGCCATCAAACTAGCTGTAGAAGAAGCAATTAACCAAAATATTGACCTCCTTATTGCCACTACGAGTACTGATAACATCGGATCTCAAGTTGTCCTCGTAAAGAATGGATTTCACGAAGCAGGGGTATTGAAAGAATCTCTTGAATTTCGGGGCCAGTGGATCGATGGGATCCGCTATGAAAGAGTTTTACGTTAA
- the selB gene encoding selenocysteine-specific translation elongation factor — protein sequence MKKHFTIGMAGHIDHGKTALTKALTNVDTDRLKEEKERSISIELGFAPVNLTEEIGASIIDVPGHERFIRQMIAGVAGIDLVMLVIAADEGVMPQTVEHLEILEFLGVHKGLIVITKIDQVDEEMRMLVETDVEEKLQGSFFEGGQLHFVDSLNGEGIAKLKQALVETLEGVQVRDAKGAFRLPIDQVFTVHGQGTVVRGTVYEGEVREGESLEILPQTKKVRTRQLQVHNERKQRGLAGQRVALNIAGLSKEEIRRGDVLVSTNHYQTTQVLDVDLQTVAQLDWPLKQRTPIKVHIGTAEVHGRIVFFDRNELTQGEHVLCQLRLDEPVVSKRGDRFILRRPTPVETIGGGVVIDPNGERYRFGKQTVRMLEKKKEGSPKDRVIDVLKVNKGLSTGGIEEAVGVEKAELVELIKDEAFIQLGEYVLLEVTLEEILDLIKTDLSDYHESFPLRPGINKAELVQSLSTYGKSLAMLVLNHGLQEKHFVQMDQFVAVPSFSSHFPRKWKTRMGSVEASLKKAGMEVASWEVAVEKGGIPSDLKNDFRHFLIREQMFIQLDEKHIVSREAFDLSVDLLKTHTDSSFTLQEAKGALQLSRKYLVPFLEKLDELGLTKRSETEREWA from the coding sequence ATGAAAAAGCATTTTACGATAGGGATGGCAGGGCATATTGATCACGGAAAAACGGCCCTTACGAAGGCATTAACGAATGTAGATACGGATCGGTTGAAAGAGGAAAAAGAGCGGAGTATTTCGATCGAACTTGGATTTGCCCCGGTTAATCTTACTGAAGAAATCGGCGCGTCGATTATCGATGTACCGGGTCATGAGCGGTTCATTCGGCAAATGATTGCTGGAGTAGCGGGGATTGATTTGGTGATGCTCGTCATTGCAGCAGATGAAGGGGTCATGCCGCAAACGGTAGAACATTTAGAAATTCTCGAGTTTTTAGGGGTACATAAAGGGTTGATTGTTATCACAAAAATCGATCAAGTGGACGAGGAAATGCGGATGTTGGTGGAAACCGATGTTGAAGAAAAGCTTCAAGGTTCGTTTTTTGAAGGTGGTCAACTTCACTTTGTAGATAGTTTGAACGGAGAAGGGATTGCGAAACTAAAGCAAGCATTAGTCGAAACGTTGGAAGGTGTGCAAGTACGTGATGCGAAAGGGGCTTTCCGCTTACCGATTGACCAAGTATTTACGGTGCACGGGCAAGGAACAGTCGTTAGGGGGACGGTTTACGAAGGGGAGGTCCGTGAAGGGGAATCGCTTGAAATTCTTCCTCAGACAAAGAAAGTACGTACACGTCAGCTTCAAGTTCATAATGAGCGTAAACAACGAGGACTTGCAGGTCAGCGTGTAGCTTTAAATATCGCTGGGTTATCAAAAGAAGAAATTCGCCGGGGAGATGTGCTCGTCTCAACGAATCACTACCAAACAACACAAGTGTTAGACGTTGACTTGCAAACAGTGGCTCAATTGGACTGGCCGTTAAAACAGCGCACGCCAATAAAAGTACATATCGGAACCGCAGAGGTCCATGGTCGAATCGTCTTTTTTGATCGAAATGAGCTCACACAAGGAGAACACGTTCTGTGTCAGCTCCGTCTCGATGAGCCGGTTGTGTCAAAACGTGGAGACCGGTTTATTTTACGACGGCCAACACCGGTTGAGACGATTGGAGGCGGTGTAGTCATTGATCCGAACGGGGAGCGGTATCGGTTTGGTAAACAGACGGTTCGTATGCTTGAAAAGAAAAAAGAGGGCTCGCCTAAAGACCGGGTCATCGATGTATTAAAAGTGAACAAAGGGCTCTCTACTGGTGGAATTGAGGAAGCTGTTGGTGTTGAGAAAGCAGAGCTTGTCGAGCTCATCAAAGACGAAGCATTCATTCAACTTGGGGAGTATGTTTTGCTTGAAGTGACTCTTGAAGAGATACTTGATTTGATCAAGACTGACTTGAGTGATTATCACGAAAGTTTTCCCCTGAGACCCGGAATAAACAAAGCGGAGCTCGTGCAATCGCTATCGACATACGGAAAATCATTAGCAATGCTTGTATTGAATCATGGTTTACAAGAAAAACACTTCGTTCAGATGGACCAGTTTGTGGCTGTGCCTTCATTTTCCAGCCATTTCCCTCGGAAGTGGAAAACAAGAATGGGAAGTGTAGAAGCCAGCTTGAAAAAGGCAGGGATGGAAGTGGCTTCTTGGGAGGTTGCGGTTGAAAAAGGCGGCATTCCAAGTGATCTTAAAAATGATTTCCGTCATTTCCTAATTAGAGAGCAAATGTTTATTCAACTTGATGAGAAGCATATTGTGTCCCGAGAGGCGTTTGACCTATCGGTGGACCTACTGAAAACTCATACTGATTCTTCGTTTACCCTTCAAGAAGCAAAAGGTGCGCTTCAACTTTCGAGGAAGTACTTAGTTCCTTTTTTAGAGAAGTTGGATGAATTAGGCCTCACGAAAAGATCGGAGACTGAGCGAGAATGGGCATAG
- a CDS encoding SDR family NAD(P)-dependent oxidoreductase: MNIFVTGATGFVGKKLTEGLLRKGHTVYALVRSERKQKELIEKIPEELHKHFHIVFGNLSDSQLAIDESKLQELKRDKIDVIYHSAAYLSFDDSEREASFKANVEGTKNVLELAKLIGVQKFYHVSTAYTLGMKEYATETLHELDGDFVNSYEESKCHAEHLVYSYRDEFDVSIFRPSIIIGDSVTGEAETNFALYGLLRSFQLFKKRMDRKVEERSKTFTFLCNEDTPSNFVPVDYVVTVLLAGVEYAERNKIYHITNGYELSNGSIFSIIKEALQLDNVVLKPNEYMPYLTKEEQRLNEPLAVFQTYLSKNVAFNDTNTKKLLEQAGKGMIYVNEKLLHHMIMSYCRGAVKA, from the coding sequence TTGAATATTTTTGTGACAGGAGCAACAGGTTTCGTCGGGAAAAAATTGACGGAAGGTCTATTAAGAAAAGGTCACACTGTATATGCATTAGTGAGAAGTGAACGAAAACAAAAGGAATTAATAGAGAAGATTCCAGAGGAACTTCACAAGCACTTCCATATTGTATTTGGTAACCTATCAGACTCTCAATTAGCTATAGATGAAAGTAAACTTCAAGAGCTTAAAAGAGATAAGATTGATGTGATTTACCATAGTGCCGCTTATTTATCATTCGATGATAGCGAAAGGGAAGCCTCTTTCAAAGCGAATGTTGAAGGGACAAAAAATGTCTTAGAGCTTGCGAAATTGATAGGGGTACAAAAATTCTACCATGTTAGTACCGCTTACACACTTGGTATGAAAGAGTACGCAACAGAAACGCTCCATGAGCTCGATGGTGATTTTGTAAACAGCTATGAAGAAAGTAAATGTCACGCAGAGCATCTCGTATACTCATATCGCGATGAATTTGACGTAAGTATTTTCAGACCATCCATTATAATAGGCGATTCTGTTACTGGGGAAGCTGAAACAAACTTTGCCTTGTATGGTTTACTGCGAAGCTTTCAATTGTTTAAGAAAAGAATGGATCGTAAGGTGGAAGAACGTTCAAAAACCTTTACGTTTTTATGTAATGAAGACACACCGTCAAACTTTGTTCCTGTAGACTATGTGGTTACAGTGCTGCTTGCAGGAGTAGAGTATGCCGAACGTAACAAAATTTATCATATTACCAATGGATATGAGCTATCTAATGGGTCGATCTTTTCAATTATTAAAGAAGCCCTCCAACTTGATAACGTCGTATTAAAACCGAACGAATATATGCCTTATTTAACGAAAGAAGAGCAACGATTAAATGAACCGCTTGCGGTGTTTCAAACGTACTTGAGTAAGAATGTCGCTTTCAATGATACTAATACGAAGAAACTTCTTGAACAAGCAGGTAAAGGAATGATCTATGTAAATGAAAAACTCCTTCACCATATGATCATGAGTTACTGCCGTGGAGCGGTGAAGGCATAG
- the selA gene encoding L-seryl-tRNA(Sec) selenium transferase, translating into MNLQLLPPVHALQNDKMTRHWIQNDGIPETELVKWFKEELASVRQDISDSPHLFSRREHIIDHILTQTEKRVKNFRTFRLYKVLNGTGTVLHTNLGRARLSESAIERVAETSRHYSNLEYQTDEGIRGSRHSILQHLLRELTGAEDAMVVNNNAAAVYLILRGLAKNKEVIISRGELVEIGGSFRISTIMEESDALLREVGTTNKTHAFDYEEAISEKTAMIMKVHTSNFKTVGFTADVETKSLSQLTSAYDNVLIYEDLGSGSLYPFTHEGIGEEPVVKEAIKNGADIVSFSGDKLLGGPQAGIISGRKEIINRLKKHPLARVLRVDKMTLAALEQTLQMYIHGDPTDIPTVRDIKMSQEEVEKKAALFMGETSGWPLHCELVNVESQVGGGTMPVVKLPSKAVKFKSGTFTAGEFSHALRQTKIPVIGRVIEDHFHLDFRTITYDEIPELLTQCKEALTILNAEEAISKNGH; encoded by the coding sequence TTGAATTTGCAATTATTGCCTCCAGTACATGCATTACAAAACGACAAAATGACTAGGCACTGGATTCAAAACGACGGAATTCCTGAAACCGAGTTAGTTAAATGGTTTAAAGAGGAATTAGCTAGCGTGAGACAGGACATTTCCGATTCGCCTCATTTATTTTCAAGGCGTGAACACATTATCGATCACATCCTTACACAAACAGAAAAAAGAGTAAAGAATTTCCGTACTTTTCGTCTATATAAAGTCCTAAATGGAACAGGTACTGTGTTACATACGAATTTAGGAAGAGCAAGGCTGAGTGAAAGTGCTATTGAACGTGTGGCAGAAACCTCTCGTCATTACAGTAACCTGGAATATCAAACTGACGAAGGGATTCGAGGGTCTCGACATTCGATCCTCCAGCATTTATTGCGGGAGTTAACGGGTGCGGAAGACGCTATGGTCGTCAATAACAATGCTGCCGCTGTTTACCTCATACTAAGAGGATTGGCCAAAAACAAAGAAGTCATCATATCAAGAGGAGAGCTTGTAGAAATTGGCGGCTCTTTTCGTATTTCGACGATAATGGAAGAGAGCGACGCACTACTTAGGGAAGTAGGGACGACGAATAAAACCCACGCATTTGATTACGAAGAAGCTATTTCTGAAAAAACAGCGATGATAATGAAAGTACACACAAGTAATTTTAAAACAGTAGGATTTACAGCTGATGTTGAGACAAAGAGCTTGTCTCAACTGACTTCTGCTTATGACAACGTTCTCATTTACGAAGATTTAGGAAGTGGTTCGTTGTATCCTTTTACACATGAAGGTATCGGGGAAGAGCCTGTTGTAAAAGAAGCGATAAAAAATGGAGCAGATATCGTTTCGTTTAGTGGAGATAAATTGTTAGGCGGTCCCCAGGCCGGAATTATTTCAGGTCGAAAAGAAATTATCAACCGCTTGAAAAAGCATCCTCTTGCAAGAGTTCTCCGTGTTGACAAAATGACTTTAGCTGCACTCGAGCAAACATTGCAAATGTACATTCATGGTGATCCCACTGATATTCCAACGGTTCGGGATATAAAGATGTCGCAAGAAGAAGTTGAAAAAAAAGCAGCGTTGTTTATGGGGGAAACCAGTGGATGGCCTCTTCATTGTGAACTTGTAAATGTAGAATCTCAAGTAGGGGGAGGAACGATGCCTGTCGTAAAACTTCCATCAAAAGCAGTGAAGTTCAAGAGTGGAACGTTCACAGCGGGTGAATTTTCCCATGCCCTGAGACAAACCAAGATCCCGGTCATCGGCAGGGTAATCGAAGATCATTTTCATCTGGATTTTCGTACCATCACTTACGATGAAATTCCTGAACTCTTAACACAATGCAAAGAAGCATTAACTATTTTAAATGCAGAAGAGGCTATCTCAAAAAATGGACATTAA